The window taattgatccatgtcatagagattcgacaaagtttaacgttggctgtcgaaagcctaacacaaccctctccttttatccgggcttgggaccggctaagaataacaaaacTACCCTAAGCAGGATTCAATCATTAATTAAACTATATCACCATAAATATAAACATTCTTATTTTGTGAAAAGGTATGAATAGGAtgtacatattattttttttctttttgcattttattattatcgTTTTTTTCAATATTCCAGATAACATTCaaagaaacaaatttaaataactttgaCTTTTTCTAAACATTCAAATAAGGacactttgaaaaataaaataaaagtaacatAGAATGTAAATAAACAATTAGTTAAATTGTCAACAATTTTCTAAAACAGTAAAAGAATTAAACAGTAaccttttttcctttcaattaaaaaaatcttgaacaattagtaccaaaaaaagaaactcGAATAAAgagatattaaaaattcaaataaataagaaaaaaaaatgtcaataactcccCCCATAAATAACAGAAACACAGTCAGCAAACACTGTTCAAGCAGCAAGCAATGGAGGGAAGAGAGAGCAAATCTTCTCTCACCTCACAAACGGAACCTCGCGACAACCCCCATTCCCGTTTCTCCACTCCAATGCAACAACACCAATCTCATGTAAGTTGGGTTctcttcaaaatttgaaattttcttctcaaatgaaaaaaaaaaaactaacctaaCTACCTAACGTCATCGTCACTAATTGCCATCTCCGTCACCGTTAGCGGCGTCTCCGATGTCTATGTTGTGTTTGCCGTTATTCAAATTGACCCATGTTCtcaatatttgatttttctgaTGCTATGTTGTTAGTTCtgatttttggttctttttgtttttatttatatacaaaaCACATACAGTTTCTTAACTGTTTTTAGTCTTGTTCTCTgattagaattagaattttaGTCTTGACAATTTGCTTGATAAAAGTTTGTATCAAATGTCTGCAGCTTAGCTGTGTTTTAGTGTTGTTCGCTGATCAGAATGAAAGTTTTACTTTGATGATCTGTGTAATAAAGGTTTATATTAAATGCCAGCTTAACTGTTTTTAGCTTTGATCTCTaatcagaattaaaattttacttttgacAATTTCTGTAATGAAAGTTTGTAATTTGGTGTTGAGTTTCAGCATGAGTTACCGATGTGGAACTCTAAATCTGATTGGAGAAGAGTACAGAAAGTAGCTTAGATATTGTATCTAAGTTTggtgttttgtgtatttatgTTTATGAGATTGAGTTTTGATGATTGTGGCTCTTCTAGTAACCTAACGGTGTATTTGGTTGTTCAGGAAATGGTGGCTTTGAAGAAGGCATATGCGGATGTGATTCTGAACACTGTGAAGGAGGCTGCAGGTCGGGTAATGGTGGCGGAAAGGAGAGCTCTTATGTTCCAGCAAGAGCATGCTTCATCGAAAGAAGAGGCTCTTCATATGTTAATGCGTTTGAAGCAGATGATGGATGCTAAGGTTTTATTTTGAATCCCAACTCATGCGGTTGTTATGGTTCTTTGATggcctttttgtgtttttatagtTAATGTTATTGACGACTGTAATGattgtaaaattttgtttttctgttttaaGAATTTGCTTTGCTTAGATTTTAGTTGAACTGAAGTTGAAAGGGTTGATTTGTATTTGACAATGATGTTCTTAAAGTTAGCTTATAAGAATTGATTTTGTGTGAATGGTGAAGTAGAGTCAATTttgaaatgtaattatgagtatatttttgaaaactttATGGGTTATACACTTAGGATCAATTGTAGGCCCAGTTATCAGAATCTTACGATTCGCGATTCAAATCTTGTGATTTGAGACAATTCGACTACTTACCTATATATATCCTAAGAGGAATCTTAAAAGACTTTGTATGTTAGGGTACCTGAATGAATCATGTAAATCTTACGATTCACAAGATTCAaggattcattattttttttagttttctttcacCAATTctcattaaaaatttgaaaagttatatAAGTTTagattattaaatgaaaagaaattgacaTAACACTTCTAAacttatccttttttattacTCCACTATTTCATTTGCTGCTCACTCAGTTAATGCATTTACTTTATTGATCTATTTAATTGCTTCGTTTCcaatatactaaaataaagGCTTTACCAACTCAAATTTAATATAGCTTGTGCATCTCATGCTCCTAGAGCtatgtttttttagttattgatCATGAATATGTGctttgatatgtttttgttagttgttagttGCATATgctatgttttattatttacgATTCATGATATGATCGATTCAGGATTTAGAAAATGAGCCTTCCGATTCACAATTTGAATCCCAATTCAACTTCCATTTCATGATgcagaatcaagaacaattcacttCTCACAGAATCATTATATAATATAGAATGAATTATTTTGGAAGCAAGAGTAGCCAAACTCATCAACTACTATTAGAATCAATTGTTTTTGACACAAAAGTGATTTTGACGGCAAACCAAACAAGCACCAAGGCGATTGAGTAATGGTGTTTTGTTTTGGATCCCCACCTCCACCCTCAATTTTTCAGTGTCTGCCTGCTTTGAGTTTCATTAGGAATCTGAAGGGGAATATCCTTAGGATCACATGTGATGTGCTGGTATGAGGATTTTCTTATTGTTCAAGTGGAATTCACATGTGTATCATTTTCTGGATGAAGTGATATGTTATATCAAAATTCTTGGCTGCATTACTATTGTGTACTTCATTCTGGCTTTTAATTGACAAACTTCAAACTAGATTGTTTTTTGTAATGAAGTCTGAGCAAACTCATAATCTAATAAACTCTATTGGGTTTTCTTGTTTCTCCTTTTGTATTTGAAAGTCATAAAAATCTTTATTTCTCTGCTTGTCTAGTGAGATATGTCCAGCTTCAGGTTACATATCTTTACCGGTTTGTAACTTGAATTACATGTTATGTATGGAATTAACATATTTGTAAGTATGCTTACATAGTTGCACTATGTATATAGATACTATCATGTATTAGCATTTCCCTGATAACTAAAGTCCTAAAAGTTCAAATGATTGGAAGAGTGGGGATATGCATTTCTCCACAATCTTGGGTAGTCAATCATGACAAGAAACTATTCCCCGGTAAGAATCTgtacaagaacaacaacaatcaAACCTTATCAAAATCAATACTTAGAAGGAAATTTTGTTTATTGCATGGCTTGAATTATTGGTGTTGATGTAGTTAGGTTTCTCCTTAATGAAATAATCCTTggatatttgatttgaaatacTATTCTGATCCGTCTGATGTAATTGCATTTCCCACTTTGatgtgtttttacttttttggtatTTTAGACCATACATTTCCATAAACTAATGTTTTCTTTGTTTACAGACAGCTGAAGCAGAAAAGGCATCATTGGAGAAGCAAAGAAAAATTGATGAGCTTGAAGCACAATTGAATGAAGCCGAGGATATCATAACAGATCTAAGGGCAGAGTTGAAGCTTGTATATCTGGAGTTAGAGATGGCAAGGAATAACCAGGTCCGGCCTTTGAGTGGACAGAAATCACAGAATGAAAAGCAAGCTGTAACTTTTCAGGAGAGTGCAAAACCTGAGATTTCAATATCCAGTCCTCATAAAGAACTTAGATGTGTAACAAGCTGTGATGTGGCAAACAAATCATTGACTATGAACGTTTTAGATAATAAGTGTTGTAATGCAAAACAACAAACTGAGCAATTGCGCATCTCTAATTTGGAGGATTCTTGTGGTCATGACTCTGACTTTGCTTCCATCATCACGAAAAGCAAGGAACCTGAACTTTTCCGAAATGGATTTACTCAGAGAATCCATGCACTCGAAGGAAATTTGCTGGATGAAAAGCTGCTCAAGCAAGATGTACACAATCAACATTATGGTAAAAAACTCAGGATCATTGCTAAAGATAGTAATGGGCAAGTTGCAAAATATAGTGCTTTGACTGAGAAAATGGAAATTAAGAAGCACATTAAGCACCATAAAATACCAAAACGGAAGATATATTCCTATTTCTGGTCTCACTTTCTTTCttgtaaaattcatttaaatgaCAACTGTAAATCCAGCAAAGTTGTGTGCTCTCTACCTTCTATCAAGCTTAGTGCCATTAGCaaatggaaaagaaagag of the Glycine max cultivar Williams 82 chromosome 13, Glycine_max_v4.0, whole genome shotgun sequence genome contains:
- the LOC102665456 gene encoding uncharacterized protein; protein product: MEGRESKSSLTSQTEPRDNPHSRFSTPMQQHQSHEMVALKKAYADVILNTVKEAAGRVMVAERRALMFQQEHASSKEEALHMLMRLKQMMDAKTAEAEKASLEKQRKIDELEAQLNEAEDIITDLRAELKLVYLELEMARNNQVRPLSGQKSQNEKQAVTFQESAKPEISISSPHKELRCVTSCDVANKSLTMNVLDNKCCNAKQQTEQLRISNLEDSCGHDSDFASIITKSKEPELFRNGFTQRIHALEGNLLDEKLLKQDVHNQHYGKKLRIIAKDSNGQVAKYSALTEKMEIKKHIKHHKIPKRKIYSYFWSHFLSCKIHLNDNCKSSKVVCSLPSIKLSAISKWKRKRRRHPHLGMKSFAFRSCKPSFSLKQCPSVSDNKKCCEDEYDAKMKSVAPLTDVEPVLGTTGVTESVQAVNKFKLVEKAIEKDNELLNLEESAAQNLTGPSSDMKVEVFDVPSTNTDLEDAKAFEKNDRSASQVNDSRPLKYTFQRKRKKESLGNTDQNIDSEKRIVKRRLEDKQNGALEHQNLAS